CCCAGAGAATTTTCTattacaaatttctttgtcaATCATATTTACGAACACCTACCCCCAATCGCATGTCTGTGAAGTATctgcgacaaaaaaaatttccttgtCCAAAAGCTTTTCTGTtagattttgtaaaagtagAACCAACTAGTTTCCACATCTTTGTTGTCGTAAATACTAACTATTTAATACTTTcataagaaataatttttcttttacaaaatgtaacagaaaTACTCTGGACTACTTCTCAAACAGTCAATACAGATTTGCTTCTCACAATTATTGACGGTCTTACTAAATTCTTTTAGAGCCTTGAAATCACAGAAATTTCGAAACCTTAACATATCAAAAACAGCAATCATATCGTCCGTatcgagtctattacttctttttttaaatgccaAGTCCAAGTCTTACCATACGTTTTGTTGTATAAACCGCACGCATAATCGAAGGTTGCCGCTTTTTTGTCGTTGATGTCGATTAAAAGACAGAATTTGTTCGTATATTCAACACTTCTTCTTCTAATATAAGTTGTATCCTTTTCGAACCGTACGAGGaacgaaattaataaaaaaccaatttaaaaaaaaattgttaccaaGAGACGGATCATATCAGTGAATATTCAAGCTATTGCAgtaattcaatacattttgtaTACATCAAAGGAATGCCAAAGTGTTGGAGCTATACAATTAATATACTCATCAAGTGAATCACTGGACAAACACAATAGAGAATAGTAACCTAATTGAATGAATGTTAACGTAGTAGACGTAGCCTTAGGGTATAAATACAGTGTTCTGTTCGTAGAACACTTCACTCACTAATAAACGGTCAAAGTGTAAACATGTCGTTTTATTAGTAGTCCGGATTGGAATCCGTGAaattccaacaggttatggggcCCAGACACATTGAACTGTGGCAATTAATCTGCAGCGCCAGTTTGTACTGGAAGGGGTGTCAATAACACTCGCTGTATGATTAAATTGTGGTTGTTGTGTGTTCTGCGGAAAGTTTCGACGCTGGTTCGCGCTATGGCAGTGGTGGCGGTAACTCCAAGTATGGCGGTTGGTATGGCATCGTTTCGTCTGAGGAGTTAGTCACAAAGTGGTGACGGTAAACTCCAAGTATGGCGGTTGGTATGGCATCGTTTCGTCTGAGGAGGTAGTCACATGGCAGATGGTCGCGTCGATGATGGTCGATGGTCAAGTCAATGGCAGACGACAAAATTGGTCGAGTCATGGCAGATGACAAATGGTCACGTCGATGACGGTCGGTAGGCGTAATACTGGGTGAGCAGTGCAATCTCACAAACGGTTCAGCATCAATCAAGATGGCAACagtggtcaagatgacaaCGGTGGTCAAGATGGCAACAGTGGTCAAGATGGCAACagtggtcaagatgacaaCGGTGATCAAGATGGCAACAgtggtcaagatgacacaCGATGGTCAAGATGACACAATGGTCAAGATGACACACAATGGTCAAGATGACGCACGATGGTCAAGATGACACACGATGGGTGTGATGACTACGGATTTTAGTCATGGAAATAGCTAAATGCTATTCGTGGCAACTACGGATTAGTTGCAATTGGACATAAAGGAAAGTCGCTGACAAATCGTTTAAATGTCGATGGTCGATGGTCAAATCGTTTTCAATGGTCGGTGGTAACTCGTTTCGATGGCAAATCGGTTCGATGGTCGATTATACATCGTTTCAATGGTCGATGGTTGTATCAATGGTGAAAAGAAGCAAAGAATGGTCGATGGTAAATCGTTCAAAGAATAAGAATTGGTATACGTAATGCTCCAATTGAGTGGGAGAAATGCAATTGAAGCGTCGTTTTTTGAATTGGTCGAACTGTTTTCAATGGTTAGTGTTTGGTGAAGCATattggtcgaatgtcaaatcAATGGTGGAATCGGTTCAATGGTCACTCGCTCGCagtacaaacaaacaattgcATTATCTGATTCAGTGGGAGTTTTTTTGGAATTCAAATTCATCTATGAGTTATATGAATTGAGTGGGAGTGTTGGAGCTATACAATTAATATACTCATCAAGTGAATCACTGGACAAACACAATAGAGAATAGTAACCTAATTGAATGAATGTTAACGTAGTAGACGTAGCCTTAGGGTATAAATACAGTGTTCTGTTCGTAGAACACTTCACTCACTAATAAACGGTCAAAGTGTAAACATGTCGTTTTATTAGTAGTCCGGATTGGAATCCGTGAAATTCCAACACAAAGTACATTTGTTAGCACGCAACATTTAACTGCATTTAATACCGGTTGACATCAATTAAACGCTGCACGATTCCATAAACTAAATATTTACTTTGAGGACGATTTTCACCATCTGCAAATTTTGCTGCATTTGGTTAGGTCAGTAGTTAAAACAATGCTGTCAGCCAACATACCAGCACCAGCTTTATTGTGTTTATTCACGTTCCTTAAGACAACCACGCCAACAGTTTATTTGCGCAACCCAAATGAACGGGGGCCAACGGCAGGTATCTATTGTTACTGTTccatttgattgaaaatttgttgcaaATTCCTGTTCATATAGTCAATGCCGGCACTAAGTGCATATGTGCGATGTCAGTATATTATTTCAACGATCCGCTGATAACCCGAACAACAAATTTAGAATATTTCCATTCAAGTAATTTGTCAGCTCCTTCAGCTGATATTGGATCGAATTTTTTGGTCAACATACATGCGATGATCACTGATCAAAGTGTTGAAGGACTGCAGATTCGAGTGACTTCTGATGCTACAGGCATTTACTCATTAGTTAACGTTGATCCACGATCAATATTGTCGGTCGATTATTATGTGTTCGTCGTTGATGACATTAGAAAGGTATACCacaaccaacgcacttcaagcaagagtggtactctaaatagggtactgaaacttgacagtgctccgtgctccatacaaaattttacattgtaaaaagagtggagatagcacttttgcttgaagtgcgttgccaCAACTCATTGTCGTCAAATGGTTTATATAATTCTGCGTCATTTAAAACACAGTTTAAAGAGGACTTGCAAAATGTTGTTGTCAAGTCACCATCTTGGAATCCAGGAGCTAGATTTCTTGTGCTTTTTAACAACCCAGATGTGCGAATCGACGCAAACGGTTATAGTGGAGTAGACATCGCTTCAAAATTCTTCGATTTATTATACAATCGTTTCAATGTGGCACGAGCTGTGATCCTCTATGCTTCTGGTATCAAAACCTACAACATTTATGTTACTAATCCTTACAAAAATGAAGGCGATTGCAGTGAGATTtagtttattcaaaatttcgaTATGGACGGTTCCCAGGAGGTGTTTTCATTTACAGGATCATTGAAGCCCATTCTCATTGACGTGTGCGATAATGGCATATTGAAACACACCGAACTAACCAAAATATCAATACGAGCAGCCAGGGTGCCGGAAAAGGTACCTGCCTGTACTTTTACTTTCTGCACTAGAGAAAGTGAGCCATACATCGAAGAAAACTGTACATCTGGATTGGAAATTGATATAGTGCGAACCATTCAAGATATAATGAAGTTTCAGGTGACTGTTGTGACCGTATTTTCGCGTATTTTTTGTGTAGAGCTTTTGCTATCAGACGAACATCATTTGTTCCTCATTACCGAGAGGTGACATGCATAATGGCAGTTGGACTGGATTGCTGCGTCTAGTAAGAGAAGATAAATGTGACTTTGTTTTTGGTGGATTCTTTCCCGATAATGACGTTCATGAAGATTTCGGCCATACTTCGTCTTATTTCGAAGACACATACACCTGGTATTGAGGTTTTCTTTCACATATTGCGTTCGAGAAAATTGTAGTAACATTTTCAAAGGTACATTTACTTTGCACCTTTACGACCGCGATGGAAAGGTCTAATAGAAATATTTCAATCTGAGACGTGGCTGTTACTTATTGGAACCCTATTCATCGCTGGGTTGTCATGGTTTGTATTCGGTAAAGCGATggctgaaacaaattcaaacaaaaaacttgtGCTTTGTGTGATGAATTCCCTTGCTGTTATATTGGGAATATCGTCGAATAACCGCCCCGACTACACCCCTCTGcgtatatttttcgttttgcttGCATTGTATGGACTAAACGTCACTACAATCTATACGTCGAAATTGATAACGGTATTCACTGAACCAGCACATGAACAACAGATtaccaccattcaagaaatctTGAAGGAACGAATACCAATAGGTAGGTACGCACGATCATAATGGAAGCATTACCTTGACTTAACCTTTTGCAAACGGCATAATATTAGTGGGAAGGTCAGTCAGTCAGTGGTAACAGATTtgaccaaagcacctagcagggtaatagaggtttttacacgtcaaatagagtagttttttgataccaatagtaccattagcagccttaatggtaattttgcattgacattatgaaaaaaaaggtatggaaatattcgcatacttcgattaaagtactactttatttttttctattaccctgctaggtgctttgattTGACTATTTTATCGCATTGCGCTTGCcgtttgtgaaaatttaatggatACATTAGAATTGAACATGGTGTTGCCATAcacaacattttaattttaatttcaaggTGGCCAAGAGGAGTATGAAGATTggtttatgaatgaaaatccATTGGATCAGATCATTTCGGAAAAGTACAACAATTCAGACCATTTTCTGGCAACATTAGAAAACATGGCATTAGTCCGTGAAGGTTACATTTCCATCCTAACAAATCGAATGTTTGTACTTAGCCACGATCTGCAGGAGGACATTTTCGGCATACCTGGAAATGTTTTTACGAGTCCCCTTGAAATGATTGCGGAAAGAGGTTTCCCGCTGATAAAAAAGTTCAGCAGTTTAATTCATCGTATGAAGGACGCTGGACTGACATCGAAAATTTATAAGGATTTTCTGCACAATAAGACAATATTGGACTTTATTCGTCACAGAGACCGCATCCATGAGGTAGGCCAGATCACATTGACTCTGGATCATTTACAAGGGGCCTTCGCTGTGTTGATCATTGGATTGATCATTAGTTTAGTGGtatttcttattgaaattttattgaacagtAAATGGTTCATCATGAACTACGGAAAGTTAACCAGAAGTCTTGGTAGACGGTTTCATCGATTGAAGATCAAACCAAAAAAGAAACTGTTAAAGCCACGTCGACTGAAGAACAAACCCAAAAAGAAAACGGTTAAGCTGCgcaaaaagtttaaataatttattgcgGTTAAAGCGAGGAGAAAATGTTgtagaaatttcgttttaataaaTATCAGAAGTCACACCCAAATCTTacgcaataatttttaataaaagcaAAAGAAAGAAACAGCGAATCATGTATGTGTTCCCATCGCAAAGAACAAAAATGACTGTTTGACTGTCAGACAAATTTTGATATCAAGAGATAGCAAAGAAACTAGCATGTTATTGTTGTGTGGTGTCCAAACTCTGTCTTATGCCATTAGTAATCTGGTATTAACCTGTCGCAGACGgtaagcatattaacagttttactatttaaactattacttcatttgatcgaagatagAATTTgatagattgatttcaaaaatattttacttcatttgttttgaacatgctttttgctatataagacctcattagtcagaccttgtcgtttattattgctgttgttgtcgataacacatgacagccgtctgtaaccgGTTAATGGTATAAAATAGAGTAGTACAACTAAATATTCTATTAACCATTGTACGTGCTTTGAATGTATTGAGTAGTGAGAATCTGGTGCAGCGAAAAACTTAAACCAATGAACTGAATGAGTGCATTATTCATTAACCCATTAGGGATGGCTTTGTCATCAATTATCTGATTGGCTCTGGCAGATGCTAAATTATATGACAAACTACAAGTTACAgctaataaagtaaaagatttcctttctattttattccaacaagagcgaaatGCCGCGAATCGCTCGGATTGAAATTACTCTGTCAAAAAAAGAGGCCCGAAAATTGACCTTTTGTACTTCGACCTGTCATCACACCGCTAATATGAAAAACAGCTTTCTTAAGCGTCTACACACCTTGACAAAGTTGcgtacatttttttatgttcaatcGGCTTTCAGAACCATTGACCTCTTCTgcatcacaatttttttcctttgctCAATTTAcccgtttttcattttatatcatTCCGAAACCTGACACATTTATTCAAGTTGCTTATCCCTGTCAATGTAAACATAAAAGAAAACCAGTTGAGATCGTAGAAAATTGCTTTGATATGCCCCGCACGAACTCGTGTTCCCCGCACGAGTATCTCAAGGTATATGTTCAAACCGCCTTTCTCATACTCCAAGTCACAGCTGTGAATCGTAACTGTTACAAACGACATATAAAACCTGATAGTCCTTCGTATTACGTATGAGGCTGAAAATTGTCTTGTTCAATTAGCTTTTCctagtttttcttttgcaagtaaaacaaaattcttttactCTTCCACTCTGCTTCAATAAAGATTTATTTATGTCAATACTTGAATGGTAAAATGGTTACACATTCAACATTTAACAGTCGCATGCGACACATctgtttatttgaatttcttatATCAGTGGAAATTTAACTATAGATACTGGATGAATATATCCGTACAGCATAACATCTTAACATTAGATGTGCATTTATTCTGTATAATTTTACAAGCAACTGAATAATTATGCAAATCTTTTCCTAGAATGTCCTTGATTAAGTCTTCGCTaatttcgaaattgatttatttattgtggTATGTTTGTATACAGCGAcattaaaaactttcgaaataAATCGCTGTTTGCCCTTCTTTCGTATTAATCAAATCTGTtctattgaatttaaaattttctttctttttttgttgtacaataaatttactgaaacgTTTCATGTGTTGCTAAAACGGATTCCTCGTTATAACAAGTGATCCATATAGAGTGAAATATATTTGTTGTAAAGGTTAGACATTTTAACGTACATGCACTGAGGAATGGGACGGAAaccaattaaattaatgattGAAACgtgatttatttgaaaacatATATTATGGTGTTAAGAATATTAGGATATTGTATACGCAGTACTTATAAATGTTCCAATTTGTCCCACTTTGTTCAATGTTTATGTTCTTGTTACCGTTTCGAAGAACTAATTACTTAACAAACGAAGGAAATGGTGAAAAGCGAAAGGTGGGAGATGAGTCGTCTGTTTTAAACTTTTGAGTGTTTTGTTTTCGAGAATGAATAAATTTCCTTCTTGGTAAATGGACAGAAAACTAGAATATGAGTTTATTCGACCTGATTACCATTCTGTATGGACATGGAAGTGAAGAATATATAAGATTTTTACAAACTGAACCTTTCAATCCctattttatttatagtttCTAATTGCTAAGTGTTTTGCAAACGGCAAGCGTATCGCAATACTATCaataaatctactacttcatttattcagtattttaaatatttctcgaGCGAGTGAACTTTCAGTAGCTGGATAGTATATAGTCCATTACGTCCGTGgatccaaattttattttgacgaattgGGACGATGTAGCCCGACCCAAAGAAGATGGCGGTATTCCAACTCATCAAACTAAAAATTTGGACTCACGTACGTactgtgctttacgtgattaggcataTTTCATAATGAGcgtattttatcacataagcgaaaacgagacaacaacatagaaccgaagtgtaatttttgtattaaacttctagttaagtaattttgacatccgaacatcaggagtatgtgataatagtagattattcacctctggccacatgtttatttagacacttggggagttgttgcatgagccgaaggcgaatgttataaccccaagtgtctaaataaacatttggacagaggtgaataagctattttatctaccgacggcgaaataatagtagggatgggaggcgttcaaaattatcgataatatcaatcgaaagaaattatcgataatcgattaatcatatcgttatcgataatttaataattatcgataattatcaaaatatcgaaattcgataattatcaaaatatcgatattttgatatttatctgaaaattcatgagaatataccgatatatcggaatatatcgataaatatcgtattttcggaccgaaatatcgatatatcgaattatcgatatcttgataactatcaaaatattaataattgtcgattatcaatatttttttgataattttcgataaaaaaagtcgataattatcgattatcgataattgataattatcgataatcattttcattatcgcccatgcctaaataatagcactttttcactgctatcatttcacctaggtagatagaAACTATGCAATAACTTCCCATGggagtgtctaaataaacatgtgaacagaggtgaataatctactattatctacctaggtgaaataatagcagtgaaaaagtgctattatttcgccgtcggtagataaaatagcgtattcacctctgtccaaatgtttatttagacacttggggttataccattcgccttcggctcatgcaataactccccaagtgtctaaataaacatgtggacagaggtgaataatctactattatcacTTCgcatgtcaaaattacttaactagaagaataattgaaaaattacacttcagttctatgtttttgtctcgttttcgcttacgtgataaaatagagtacacacttgtcgctatcagtctcggcaagcctcgacttcttcgtgacaagtgtgtaatatataataAACGACGGAATATGGTAATGTGCTACTATTTGTCCCAAATTAACGTAATTTGATTGGTTAATACTATCAAGGAATCACAACTGACGTGTAATTCCTCGAAAATCATGATTCAGCAGGGCCCATTATGGGAAATTGTATTTACTAAAATTACTACAAAATAACGAAATATTTCACAAATTCACGGAATTCACCAAATTTGTTAATTGAAACGCGTAGatgaaagaaacttttttcttgctaataaaatggattttttaaataaatcaatatcTTCAATTCATTGTCAGTGTAAAAAAGaacacatttttgaataaattcaacgcacttcaagcaaaagtgctattaaagatagctgtcaaatagagtactattttgtatgaaaaaattgcctgaatttttttacagtgctaAAATTTCTTCGATACACTGTTCagttcagtaccctatttagagtaccactcatgcttgaagtgcgttgattaaTTCTAAAATTCTAACCTTGCCGATGTTTGAGTACGTTCAAGCAGCGTTTTTGTCTTGGTACACgtaaattttcgttattaGTTTCGTGATTCGTCTTGATCAAAGAAAATGCAGTTAATAGACGTCTCAttgtcaaaaaattgaaatgcacCGGTCAGATGGTAATTGTAACAATTTAAATACTTAAATTGCTGACTAAACCATCAAATTATGTTTGGTGCACTTCCTTTGCAAATTACacagaaataaattacaaCACAGAGTCCACTTACTGTTTGCGTTCCCCTTTTTCCATGCTCACCAATATTTCAGTTGGTAAAGCCGTAGAATTGAATGATTCGAGATTCCTTCCACTTTGGCAATAGTTTGATGAGTACTTCGTGTCCACAAACTTTAATATTGCGACCACTATCACGACAATGAACTAATGCAGAAAGAAATTCGTCGGTTAAAAACTGATTGAGGattgtaatgaaaataatagGATATTGTTGTGAcgtaaattgtttaaaatgcATATCCTGATAGTAACTATGAAATACAATCAAATAAACTtacattcattttcaattaagaATTTCGAGTATAATCTccttcacaaaaataaaatcacttCAAATAATTAAAACCAAAGACGCAATGCTCcaaacagaaaatgtaaattatttaaaaacaattcgcCGCAAATAATTCTACTCTGCAAGTTTTAGACGTGTTTCACAACTCGGTCTCAGAAAAGAACTGATTTTCCACTTTAGAATCTCATTTGCTCATTGccataaaatgtataaaacaaGAGACttgaaaaataacttttatgTTGTATCGCGTATGATGTGTGTTTTATtatgtatatgtataactTCATGTACTTAAATGGCTCATAGTGTTTCGGTGTATACCATCATATCCATCATAATATACTAGTTATTACCTAGTCTGAAGACGAAGACATTACCGTATGTATAAAAAAATGCTTCTATCGAATAGTTATGGGCACTAAATGCAAGTCTAGTACCagtgaaacacacaaaaattaatacGATCGTTTTGAGGTAGCTAACATTTCTTCTGGGTCTTTGGTGATCGgttggaagtttttttttacgcaACACGACATgcacaataaaaatgatttagagtaacaaaataaaaaaaatcgtcgaacTTTTACGACTACATTCGATGAGAGTATAGATgaatcaatttcaatattgTATCGTAACAAATCTATTTTACTTTGGACGAGGGATTTACATACAActaattaagaaaattcggTTCTGTGACGAGTTATCACATGAGCAAGACATTATACAAACGAATTACCAGGAGATTTCGAACAGCTCTCGTTTGAagactttttcttctttttgttgttttatatCAATCAACCGTTGCTCCACTTCAGAATAACATTATTtcgtattttctttaaaaaaaaaacatattcgATGTTTGGACCTCCCATGCAgctgattttgttttgttttaaattttataatattttataatgATTCTGAAATCTTTCGTTCCACAGAACGGTTCAGTGTTCATATCCAATGATCGTTTTTATTGATCATGCAAATATATAATTGATTATAATTTTTAGTCCCATTTTTTCCGCTTTCGTATTAATCTGGCTTCACTCATTTATGTTTCTTAGAAAAAGACAACTATTCAATTATCTTCTGTGCATGGGCTGTGCGTTCtgctaaaattatttaatttggaCTCAAATATATTcggaaagattttgatttgattttagaCGTTCCAATCGAGGTTTCAATTAATTCGATCGAAAGAAAAATGCGGAACGAGAGGAGCCAGTTTCGGTTCACGTGTTTACGCTTTACATACTCAGGTCCGAACTGGTGAATTCGGGAGACTACCCCAGGACCCTTTGgatttttctatgaaaattttgattttttttgttttttttttattttttactaaTGAGTAGTAATAAGCCCCCAAGAGGCTTTTCAAGCCAGTGCGGCCCTGTTACATATCAATATAGATCGCACAATTTGAAATATTGTTTTGCGAACAACAAACAAGGAAAATCTTGTTTGTTACGCGTTTCAATATGTAAGTTAATATCATACAATAGCGATAAGCTACAAAGCAAAATGTTAACTTCAGGAATAATCAAACcaaatttccaataaatttatatGCAGCTCCTTTAGTAGGAAATTGATGATTACGTGAAATTACACGGCTGTTTgaatattattaaattatattgACGATTATGGTATGGTTTATCAATTATCAGACATTACTTTGTTGAATTAACGGTTCAGCCCTAAAGCTAACAATGTGTATCAATAGTAGGGACATTACGTTGACTGTCGTTGTTATAGTCTTTTACGCGAATGGTTATGGAAACCAACTACTTTCAGAACATgtgacaaaaattgaaattttgagcaAAATATATGATAACTATCATCCAGATGCTAAGCCGAGGTTGGCAACACATCATATGCGAAAGTTTCGAGTCTACGCAATATGAGAACATAATTTGTTGTACAAAACCTTTAGGCTGTAGTTCTTTAAAAACTCCAAATTTGCGACCCTGCCTAATCCTTCATCGATCGTTTGCAAATCATTCCACCCCactccaaaaaaatgttcaaataacGACGGATAACTTCTACTTCCCACACTATACTTCTTTGCGTTTCCATCTTAAAATTATACCTATGCCTATTATGCTACGACTTTACTTATAAATTCCGAATGAAGAACTTCCTACAGTAGGTCTCTTACattaagtaaatttaatgttgCTGGTTTTATGAAATTCTGATAAAATACTATTCGATGGTGTAAGGTTCGTTACAAATTATGCATTACCGTAAAAACTAACAGCATTGCACATTCTTTGAATGTCTATCCTcagtttaataaatttaatataattCCCATGAAGGTCTATCGTCTATCGTATTTCGGataaattgaaacgaaatggTTGTCGAAATCGAAATCTGTtgcttaatattttcaaccgAATACGTACTTTACTTGCGTATGCATTTTTATGGAATGCTACCTTTGAATTAAGATTACATTATACCAAAATGCATTCAAGTTCGATAGAACAGAATTGACGGAAATTTGCAGTAATCGTCTTCAGTCGATGCAATGGCAAAAAAGGCAACatcaaaagaagtactagattcgagAATTTAAACTAATTTGGTCAATGTttccaaataaaatcaaaactttttccaGCTCTTTATTGTGTATAGTTCTGATAAACAATGAATAAGGAAAACAGATAACATTGGAGTATCCTAATTGAATGCTACAAATGAATGCTATTGAATAATTGAGTAGGTCATTTAAAATGAGCGAAAAAACCAAAAGCATTGAATCGTCATTATACCGTCACCCTTACCGTGATCTATCGAAATACCTAGTGGCTTCAATATATTTTGGAGTCCTATAGGAGAAAAGCATGAGAATTGAGTTTATGGATCACATCTAGATATTGTTCCTGCATTGATCTTGTATGAAAGTGAAAACCGTCTTTTTTAACCATATTACCACATCAGATAGACTTATACTCTTTACATAATAAGGAACCTAAACGAAGACATTGCTTTGCTGTCTAACGGAACATCTAGTTGCCTCGATGAGACCACCTGAAGAATCAAATGAACCTGACGCAATAGTCTGACACGTGTAACAGATCCACTATAATCAAacgtaataaatttatttttcaagtcgttttatcttcaaaataaaacaatttaaaaattccttcGATTTACGGCTGTTGTCTACGCCCAAGCGGGTGGCATAACATATCGATTGATATTATGCGAAGATGACGACTTCctatacaaataaaattagcTAAACGCAACTGCAAATCATCATATCAAAGAACAAAGAAACTCTCAAAGAAACTGTAATTGCCCAATAAAAGTTTCCTTTATGCAGAATAACAACCCCACATTCACTTTGCAACGAAAACCGCAATGAATTTAGATATCCTCGTCACAAGATTGAAGCCAAACATATATCGTGCGCATGCTAAATGCGAAAATCAAGTCCTGCCAAACGTATAtaaaatgttgtacgattCTCTCTCTTAGTGTTGTTGACAACCCTCCTTATATTTCCAACGTACGTTCACACACTTTTCAGTCTCTGTTTTTCCACCCAAGCTTCTGCCACAAAGCACTTTCTTTTGTGCATGGACAATAAACGAGTGCtaaac
This region of Bradysia coprophila strain Holo2 chromosome IV, BU_Bcop_v1, whole genome shotgun sequence genomic DNA includes:
- the LOC119066111 gene encoding uncharacterized protein LOC119066111, yielding MLSANIPAPALLCLFTFLKTTTPTVYLRNPNERGPTAVNAGTKCICAMSVYYFNDPLITRTTNLEYFHSSNLSAPSADIGSNFLVNIHAMITDQSVEGLQIRVTSDATGIYSLVNVDPRSILSVDYYVFVVDDIRKFKEDLQNVVVKSPSWNPGARFLVLFNNPDVRIDANGYSGVDIASKFFDLLYNRFNVARAVILYASGIKTYNIYVTNPYKNEGDCRSLKPILIDVCDNGILKHTELTKISIRAARVPEKVPACTFTFCTRESEPYIEENCTSGLEIDIVRTIQDIMKFQTNIICSSLPRGDMHNGSWTGLLRLVREDKCDFVFGGFFPDNDVHEDFGHTSSYFEDTYTWYIYFAPLRPRWKGLIEIFQSETWLLLIGTLFIAGLSWFVFGKAMAETNSNKKLVLCVMNSLAVILGISSNNRPDYTPLRIFFVLLALYGLNVTTIYTSKLITVFTEPAHEQQITTIQEILKERIPIGGQEEYEDWFMNENPLDQIISEKYNNSDHFLATLENMALVREGYISILTNRMFVLSHDLQEDIFGIPGNVFTSPLEMIAERGFPLIKKFSSLIHRMKDAGLTSKIYKDFLHNKTILDFIRHRDRIHEVGQITLTLDHLQGAFAVLIIGLIISLVVFLIEILLNSKWFIMNYGKLTRSLGRRFHRLKIKPKKKLLKPRRLKNKPKKKTVKLRKKFK